The Blastocatellia bacterium nucleotide sequence CCGGTCCTGCCTCCACCACCGATGGTGGGCGTCCCGTCTATAGCGGCGGCGGCATTGATCCCGACGTGCTTGTGCCGACACCCAATGATCCCGTCCGCGCCAAGGTGTTTGCCGCGACCTTTGAATTTGTGCGCCATCTGGTGGCCGGACAGATTCAAGGATATGCCTCATGGCGCGTCACACGAGCGCAGACGCCGCGTCCTGACACCATTCCAGAGGTGGAGATCAACGACGGCGTGTGGCACGCGTTCCGTCAGTTTGTTGACAAGCGACGCGAATTCCAATTGAGCGCCGCTGAGCTGGAGACGCATAAGCAGTATGCCCTACAACGCATCCGCGAGGAAGTCGTCACCGCGCGCTTCGGCGCAGAAGCCGGCAATCGTGTGGCTCTCACTCATGACGAACAACTTGAGCATGCCGTCCGCTCGGTGCCGCAGGCCAAAGAATTAGTCAAGAACCTGCGCCAGGCTAAGAGCAAATCCTAATGGCGAACCACCGGTCACTCCGTCAACCCGCGCCGCGCCGACCGCACAATCCATGCTACCTGCTTCGTGCTTGCTCGTGCGCGGTATTGTTCCTGTTGATGATGGCGTTGGCGCCGCCGGTCTCTGCTCAACAAACTCCTTCAGCGATCCTGGAATTGGTGCAGAAGAAATATGCGCGCCTCAATACACTCGCTGCCGAGTTCACGCACATTTATCGAGCGCCCGGTTCCCGCACCTATCGTGAGTCAGGCTATGTCTGGTTGCAACGCCCGCGCTTGATGCGCTGGGAGTACACCAGCCCAGAGGAAAAATTGTTTATCTGCGACGGCAAGACGGTTTATCTGTACGTCCCGGCCGAGCGACAAGTGGCGCGTCAAAGGATCAAAGAGGCTGACGACGTTCGCATCTCGTTCATCTTTCTGCTGGGGCGCTCAGACCTGCGCCAATACTTTTCTCGCTTTGA carries:
- the lolA gene encoding outer membrane lipoprotein chaperone LolA, producing MMALAPPVSAQQTPSAILELVQKKYARLNTLAAEFTHIYRAPGSRTYRESGYVWLQRPRLMRWEYTSPEEKLFICDGKTVYLYVPAERQVARQRIKEADDVRISFIFLLGRSDLRQYFSRFELSQSETPVQAGNLIIRLTPQKRYAVFAELLLEIVPTTYELRRISVMEVGGARSDFLLSNVKENVAVSPAQFSFTIPPNVQVVEADKQ